In Leptospira venezuelensis, a genomic segment contains:
- a CDS encoding type II toxin-antitoxin system RelE/ParE family toxin, which produces MIKSFENKDTEKIWKGLFVRSIPNQISEIALRKLRMINNAQSVENLKSPPGNKLELLSGNRKGQYSIRINDQWRICFRWDEKDAYDVEIVDYH; this is translated from the coding sequence TTGATTAAAAGTTTTGAGAATAAGGATACTGAAAAGATCTGGAAGGGTTTATTCGTTAGATCAATCCCAAATCAAATTTCGGAAATAGCTCTTAGAAAACTGAGGATGATCAACAACGCTCAAAGTGTTGAAAATCTGAAATCGCCACCAGGAAATAAGTTAGAATTACTTTCTGGAAATAGGAAAGGGCAGTATAGCATAAGAATAAATGATCAATGGCGAATCTGTTTTCGCTGGGATGAAAAAGATGCCTATGACGTTGAGATCGTCGACTATCATTGA
- a CDS encoding HigA family addiction module antitoxin, whose product MKKWIKNPHPGDILNEEFLKPLGLSAYQLYKDTGIPQSRLSEIMHGKRSISANYALKLGKYFDLPPQFWLGLQNDFDLLEAERKIHSQLSKIKKYTAKKVKTPSMA is encoded by the coding sequence ATGAAAAAATGGATAAAAAACCCACATCCAGGAGATATTCTTAATGAGGAATTTCTTAAACCTTTAGGTTTGAGCGCTTATCAACTTTATAAAGATACAGGTATTCCTCAATCACGTCTTAGTGAAATAATGCATGGAAAAAGAAGCATTTCTGCAAATTATGCATTGAAGTTAGGTAAGTATTTTGACCTTCCTCCTCAATTCTGGTTAGGTTTACAGAATGATTTTGATCTTTTGGAAGCTGAAAGAAAGATTCATAGTCAGTTATCAAAAATTAAGAAATATACGGCTAAAAAAGTTAAGACGCCATCCATGGCTTAA